In a single window of the Elaeis guineensis isolate ETL-2024a chromosome 8, EG11, whole genome shotgun sequence genome:
- the LOC105049384 gene encoding cyclin-dependent kinase B2-1: MAVTVRVMDAYEKLEKVGEGTYGKVYKAREKATGKIVALKKTRLPEDDEGVPPTTLREVSLLRMLSIDPHVVRLLDLIQGQNKEGQTILYLVFEYMDTDLKKYIRSFRATQEKIPSKFVKILMYQLCKGVAFCHGHGVLHRDLKPHNLLMDPKTMMLKVADLGLSRAFTIPLKKYTHEILTLWYRAPEVLLGATHYSTPVDMWSIGCILAELVTTQALFPGDSELQQLLHIFRLMGTPNEEVWPEVSKLPNWHEYPQWGPKKLSSEVPDLDADGIDLLSKMLQYDPSKRISAKKAMEHPYFNDVNKAYF, translated from the exons ATGGCAGTGACGGTGAGAGTCATGGATGCCTACGAGAAGCTGGAGAAGGTCGGAGAAGGGACCTATGGCAAGGTCTACAAAGCGAGGGAGAAGGCCACGGGAAAGATCGTCGCCCTCAAGAAGACCCGCCTGCCGGAGGACGACGAGGGTGTCCCTCCAACCACTCTTCGCGAGGTCTCGCTTCTCAGAATGCTCTCCATCGACCCCCATGTCGTCCG GCTGCTGGATCTCATACAAGGCCAGAACAAAGAAGGGCAGACAATTCTTTATCTGGTCTTTGAGTACATGGACACGGATCTTAAGAAATACATCAGAAGCTTCCGTGCAACCCAGGAGAAGATTCCATCCAAATTTGTGAAG ATTTTGATGTACCAACTTTGCAAGGGTGTAGCATTCTGTCATGGTCATGGTGTACTGCATAG AGACCTGAAGCCTCACAATCTTTTGATGGATCCAAAGACGATGATGCTTAAAGTAGCAGACCTTGGACTCAGTAGAGCATTCACTATTCCCCTAAAGAAGTATACTCATGAG ATACTGACACTGTGGTATAGAGCTCCTGAAGTGCTTCTTGGGGCCACACATTATTCAACACCAGTTGATATGTGGTCTATTGGCTGTATACTTG CCGAACTAGTTACAACTCAAGCACTATTTCCTGGAGACTCTGAGCTGCAGCagctccttcatattttcag GTTAATGGGCACTCCAAATGAAGAGGTGTGGCCGGAAGTAAGCAAATTACCCAATTGGCATGAATATCCTCAATGGGGCCCAAAGAAACTTTCCTCAGAAGTTCCAGATCTCGATGCTGATGGAATTGATCTACTTTCG AAGATGTTGCAGTACGATCCTTCGAAGCGGATCTCTGCAAAGAAAGCAATGGAGCACCCATACTTTAATGATGTAAATAAAGCATACTTTTGA
- the LOC105049385 gene encoding inactive protein RESTRICTED TEV MOVEMENT 1, whose translation MITTSGLQLPSKMISAADGEIYLKLGPKGGKDGFLEAWDDGFGGDVKQICICHGEYIDSIQTTYERDGITVVSNRHGGTEGNFDVISFNEPLTWVSGYYGRWCLDPEDAWRLDEDDPGNYITIIRSLKFGTGRATYGPFGKEKGERFRYNSSTGICGFHGYCSNGESGMLRAMGVYVRAMAVRPINNDPIPTMATPTQAIISPPLQDMAESNETSTTGS comes from the exons ATGATTACCACTTCAGGTCTTCAGCTGCCTTCAAAAATG ATCTCGGCAGCAGATGgggagatttatctcaagttggGTCCAAAGGGAGGGAAGGATGGCTTTCTTGAAGCATGGGATGATGGTTTTGGAGGTGATGTGAAGCAGATTTGTATATGCCATGGAGAGTATATCGACTCCATCCAGACCACATACGAGCGGGACGGGATCACTGTTGTCTCCAACAGGCATGGAGGCACTGAAGGCAATTTTGATGTG ATTTCTTTCAATGAACCTCTCACTTGGGTGAGTGGGTATTACGGCCGATGGTGTCTTGACCCTGAAGATGCGTGGAGATTGGACGAAGACGACCCGGGTAATTATATCACGATCATTAGATCACTCAAGTTTGGCACTGGTCGAGCAACATATGGACCTTTCGGTAAAGAGAAGGGGGAGCGCTTTCGTTACAACAGCAGCACCGGCATTTGTGGATTCCATGGTTACTGCTCGAATGGTGAGTCTGGTATGCTCCGCGCCATGGGGGTGTATGTCAGAGCCATGGCAGTGCGCCCTATCAACAATGATCCGATTCCAACTATGGCCACGCCAACCCAGGCTATTATCTCACCTCCATTGCAGGACATGGCTGAATCCAATGAAACATCAACCACAGGGAGCTAG
- the LOC105049387 gene encoding inactive protein RESTRICTED TEV MOVEMENT 1 — MISAADGEIYLKLGPTGGKDGFLEAWDDGFGDDVKQICICHGEYIVSIQTTYKRDGITIVSNRHGGTEGNFDVIYFNEPLTWVSGHYQSWYMEPDAWRLAEYCPNNDTMVIRSLKLGTDRATYGPFGKEHGEPFHYNSSTGICGFHGYCHNGDSGMLNAMGVYVRAMAAHSINNNPIPAMATPTRAITSPPLQDMAESNETSTTES, encoded by the exons ATG ATCTCGGCAGCGGATGgggagatttatctcaagttggGTCCAACGGGAGGGAAGGATGGCTTTCTTGAAGCATGGGATGATGGTTTTGGAGATGATGTGAAGCAGATTTGTATATGCCATGGAGAGTATATCGTCTCCATCCAGACTACGTACAAGCGGGACGGGATCACCATTGTCTCGAACAGGCATGGAGGCACTGAAGGCAATTTTGATGTG ATTTATTTCAATGAACCTCTCACTTGGGTAAGCGGGCATTATCAATCATGGTATATGGAACCTGATGCATGGAGATTAGCGGAATACTGCCCAAATAATGATACAATGGTTATTAGATCACTCAAGCTTGGCACCGATCGAGCAACATATGGACCTTTTGGTAAAGAGCATGGGGAGCCCTTTCATTACAATAGCAGCACTGGCATTTGTGGCTTCCATGGTTACTGTCACAATGGTGACTCTGGTATGCTCAATGCCATGGGGGTGTATGTCAGAGCTATGGCAGCGCACAGTATCAATAATAATCCAATTCCAGCTATGGCCACGCCAACACGGGCCATTACCTCACCTCCATTGCAGGACATGGCTGAATCCAATGAAACATCGACCACAGAGAGCTAG